In Mycolicibacterium alvei, a single window of DNA contains:
- a CDS encoding glycine hydroxymethyltransferase yields MAADSSSTLPAASGADYAETSSAAYQAALQVIESVEPRVAAATRKELADQRDSLKLIASENYASPAVLLTMGTWFSDKYAEGTVGHRFYAGCQNVDTVEALAAEHARELFGAPYAYVQPHSGIDANLVAYWAILATKVEAPGLAELGAKHVNDLSEADWEKLRAKLGNQRLLGMSLDAGGHLTHGFRPNISGKMFHQHSYETNPETGFLDYDAVAAAAREFKPLVLVAGYSAYPRRVNFAKMREIADEVGATLMVDMAHFAGLVAGKVFTGDENPVPHAHVTTTTTHKSLRGPRGGMVLATEEFAPAVDKGCPMVLGGPLSHVMAAKAVALAEARQPAFQTYAQAVADNAQALADGFVKRDASLVTGGTDNHLVLLDVRSFGLTGRQAESALLDAGVVTNRNAIPADPNGAWYTSGVRLGTPALTSRGFGADDFDRVAELIVEVLSNTQPEGTSKAKYKLADGTADRVHAASAELLDANPLYPGLTL; encoded by the coding sequence ATGGCAGCAGATTCGTCATCCACCTTGCCCGCGGCTTCCGGCGCGGATTACGCCGAGACCTCAAGTGCCGCCTACCAGGCAGCGTTGCAGGTCATCGAATCCGTCGAGCCCCGGGTCGCGGCAGCTACCCGCAAAGAGCTTGCCGATCAACGCGATTCACTCAAGCTGATCGCCAGTGAGAACTACGCTTCCCCGGCCGTGCTGCTCACCATGGGCACCTGGTTCTCCGACAAGTACGCCGAGGGCACGGTCGGGCACCGCTTCTACGCGGGCTGCCAGAACGTCGACACCGTCGAGGCGCTGGCCGCCGAGCACGCGCGTGAACTGTTTGGCGCCCCCTACGCCTACGTCCAGCCGCACTCCGGCATCGATGCCAATCTGGTTGCCTACTGGGCCATCCTGGCCACCAAGGTGGAGGCACCGGGCCTGGCCGAACTGGGCGCCAAGCACGTCAACGACCTGTCCGAGGCGGACTGGGAGAAGCTGCGGGCCAAGCTCGGCAACCAGCGTCTGCTGGGTATGTCCCTGGACGCCGGCGGGCACCTGACGCACGGTTTCCGGCCCAACATCTCCGGCAAGATGTTCCATCAGCACAGCTACGAGACCAACCCCGAGACGGGTTTCCTGGACTACGACGCGGTGGCCGCCGCGGCCCGTGAGTTCAAGCCGTTGGTTCTGGTCGCCGGTTATTCGGCGTACCCGCGCCGGGTGAACTTCGCCAAGATGCGCGAGATCGCCGACGAGGTGGGCGCCACCCTGATGGTCGACATGGCGCACTTCGCCGGCCTGGTCGCGGGCAAGGTGTTCACCGGTGACGAGAACCCGGTGCCGCACGCCCACGTCACCACGACCACCACGCACAAGTCGCTGCGCGGCCCGCGCGGCGGCATGGTGCTGGCCACCGAGGAATTCGCCCCGGCCGTCGACAAGGGCTGCCCGATGGTGCTCGGCGGGCCGCTGAGCCATGTCATGGCGGCCAAGGCCGTTGCGCTGGCCGAGGCGCGTCAGCCGGCGTTCCAGACCTACGCCCAGGCGGTCGCCGACAACGCCCAGGCGCTGGCCGACGGCTTCGTCAAGCGGGACGCGAGCCTGGTCACCGGTGGCACCGACAACCACCTGGTGCTGCTCGACGTGCGTTCGTTCGGCCTGACCGGCCGCCAGGCCGAGTCCGCGCTGCTGGACGCGGGTGTGGTCACCAACCGCAACGCGATCCCGGCCGATCCGAACGGCGCCTGGTACACCAGCGGTGTGCGGTTGGGTACGCCCGCGCTCACCAGCCGCGGATTCGGCGCCGACGACTTCGACCGGGTCGCCGAGCTGATCGTCGAGGTGCTGTCCAACACGCAGCCCGAGGGGACGTCGAAGGCCAAGTACAAGCTCGCCGACGGCACTGCTGATCGGGTACACGCCGCCTCTGCGGAGCTGCTCGACGCGAACCCGCTGTACCCGGGCCTCACCCTCTGA
- a CDS encoding acyl-ACP desaturase, with product MAQKPVANALTLELEPVVEAELRRHLDTEDLWYAHDYVPFDQGENFAFLGGQDWDPSSVTLPKHVTDALEILLITKDNLSGYHRELVEHFILEEKWGRFLGRWTAEEHLHAVALRNYLVVTREIDPTANEDVRVEHVMKGYRADRYSQFETLVFMAFFERAHAVFTRSLRGQIAEPVLGAMIDRIVLDEERHELFFANLVSHLLGTHRDETVAAIAARARELDVIGADIDAYQDKVALVAETGIFDKAALAKVISDRITAWGLADEAALQEFINT from the coding sequence ATGGCACAGAAACCTGTCGCTAATGCGCTGACCCTGGAACTCGAGCCCGTCGTCGAGGCCGAGCTGCGTCGACACCTGGATACCGAGGATCTCTGGTACGCACACGATTACGTGCCGTTCGACCAGGGCGAGAACTTTGCGTTCCTCGGTGGCCAGGATTGGGATCCGTCGTCGGTGACGTTACCCAAGCACGTCACCGATGCCTTGGAGATCCTGCTGATCACCAAGGACAACCTGTCCGGTTATCACCGCGAGCTCGTCGAGCACTTCATCCTCGAGGAGAAGTGGGGCCGATTCCTGGGCCGCTGGACCGCCGAGGAGCACCTGCACGCCGTCGCGCTGCGCAACTACCTCGTCGTCACCCGCGAGATCGACCCGACGGCCAACGAGGACGTGCGCGTCGAGCACGTGATGAAGGGTTACCGCGCCGATCGCTACAGCCAGTTCGAGACGCTGGTGTTCATGGCGTTCTTCGAGCGTGCGCACGCGGTGTTCACCCGCAGCCTGCGGGGGCAGATCGCCGAGCCGGTGCTGGGCGCCATGATCGACCGCATCGTCCTCGACGAGGAGCGTCACGAGCTGTTCTTCGCCAACCTGGTCTCGCACCTGCTGGGGACCCATCGCGACGAGACCGTCGCGGCCATCGCCGCCCGCGCCCGCGAGCTCGATGTGATCGGCGCGGACATCGACGCATACCAGGACAAGGTCGCGCTGGTGGCCGAGACCGGCATCTTCGACAAGGCCGCGCTGGCGAAGGTCATCTCCGACCGGATCACCGCCTGGGGCCTGGCCGATGAAGCCGCGCTCCAGGAGTTCATCAACACGTAA
- a CDS encoding PhoH family protein yields the protein MTDSPVRTYVLDTSVLLSDPWACTRFAEHEVVVPLVVISELEAKRHHHELGWFARQALRMFDDLRLEHGRLDQPIPVGAEGGTLQVELNHIDPSVLPSGFRTDTNDTRILACAANLAAEGKHVTLVSKDIPLRVKAGAVGLAADEYHAQDVVVSGWTGMTELDVAAEEIDTLFADGEIDLAEARDLPCHTGIRLLGGSSSALGRVNAEKRVQVVRGDREVFGLRGRSAEQRVALDLLLDESVGIVSLGGKAGTGKSALALCAGLEAVLERRTQRKVVVFRPLYAVGGQDLGYLPGSESEKMGPWAQAVFDTLEGLASPAVLDEVLSRGMLEVLPLTHIRGRSLHDSFVIVDEAQSLERNVLLTVLSRLGAGSRVVLTHDVAQRDNLRVGRHDGVAAVIERLKGHPLFAHVTLQRSERSPIAALVTEMLEEFSPGALP from the coding sequence GTGACTGATTCACCTGTCCGTACCTACGTGCTCGACACTTCCGTGTTGCTGTCCGATCCATGGGCATGCACCCGGTTCGCCGAGCATGAAGTGGTGGTCCCGCTGGTCGTGATCAGCGAGCTCGAGGCCAAACGGCATCACCACGAGCTGGGTTGGTTCGCCCGGCAGGCGCTGCGGATGTTCGATGATCTGCGGCTTGAGCATGGACGGCTGGATCAGCCGATTCCCGTTGGGGCAGAAGGCGGTACGCTGCAGGTCGAGCTGAATCACATCGACCCGTCGGTACTGCCTTCAGGTTTCCGCACCGACACCAACGACACCCGCATCCTGGCGTGCGCGGCCAATCTCGCCGCAGAGGGCAAGCACGTCACGTTGGTGAGCAAGGACATCCCGCTGCGCGTCAAGGCCGGTGCCGTGGGTCTGGCCGCCGACGAGTATCACGCGCAGGATGTCGTGGTGTCCGGCTGGACCGGTATGACCGAGTTGGACGTGGCTGCCGAGGAAATCGACACCTTGTTCGCCGACGGGGAGATCGACCTGGCCGAGGCCCGGGACCTGCCCTGCCACACCGGGATTCGGTTACTCGGCGGCAGCTCGTCAGCACTGGGTCGGGTCAATGCCGAGAAGCGGGTGCAGGTGGTCCGCGGTGATCGCGAAGTGTTCGGCCTCCGGGGAAGGTCAGCCGAACAGCGCGTCGCCCTCGATCTGCTGCTCGACGAATCCGTCGGCATCGTGTCGCTGGGCGGTAAGGCCGGCACCGGCAAATCCGCGCTCGCTCTGTGCGCGGGCCTGGAGGCCGTGCTGGAACGCCGAACTCAGCGCAAGGTCGTGGTGTTCCGTCCGCTGTATGCGGTCGGCGGACAGGATCTCGGCTACCTTCCCGGCAGCGAGAGCGAGAAGATGGGGCCGTGGGCCCAAGCCGTCTTCGACACCCTCGAAGGGCTGGCCAGCCCGGCGGTCCTCGACGAGGTGCTGTCCCGCGGGATGCTGGAAGTGCTTCCGTTGACCCACATTCGGGGCCGTTCGCTGCACGACTCGTTCGTCATCGTCGACGAGGCGCAGTCACTGGAGCGCAATGTGCTGCTGACCGTGCTGTCGCGGCTGGGCGCGGGATCGCGGGTGGTGCTGACCCACGACGTGGCACAGCGGGACAACCTGCGGGTCGGCCGCCACGACGGTGTCGCGGCAGTGATCGAGAGGCTCAAGGGCCATCCGCTGTTCGCCCACGTCACGTTGCAGCGCAGCGAACGCTCGCCGATCGCCGCGCTGGTCACCGAGATGCTGGAGGAGTTCAGCCCCGGCGCCCTGCCCTGA
- a CDS encoding polysaccharide deacetylase family protein, whose product MVRLPNSQAWRWTVVGVLAAVAVLVVGVLTGHIRRDDPDHVDCATEKCIALTFDDGPGPYTDRLLQILKDNDAKATFFLIGNKVAANPEGARRIADAGMEVGSHTWEHPDMTGIPPEEIPTQFSRASDAIEAATGQRPKLVRTAGGLINDQVLAEAGKQGLADINWDVIPFDWANDADLAASRYMLMTQIKPGAVVLFHDTYSSTVDLVYQFIPVLKANGYHLVTVSHLLGEREPGTSYGSRENGPPVPPAEALKDIPAEEIPSLPATPSPAPMPNFPITDIPGANSGGPNNGA is encoded by the coding sequence GTGGTGAGGCTTCCCAACAGCCAGGCGTGGCGGTGGACTGTGGTCGGCGTGCTCGCCGCCGTCGCGGTCCTGGTGGTGGGAGTGCTCACCGGCCACATCCGTCGCGACGATCCCGACCACGTGGACTGTGCGACCGAGAAGTGCATCGCACTGACCTTCGACGACGGGCCCGGCCCGTACACCGACCGGCTGCTGCAGATCCTCAAGGACAACGACGCCAAGGCCACGTTCTTCCTGATCGGGAACAAGGTGGCCGCCAACCCCGAGGGTGCGCGGCGCATCGCCGACGCGGGCATGGAGGTCGGCAGCCACACCTGGGAGCACCCCGACATGACGGGCATTCCGCCGGAGGAGATCCCGACGCAGTTCAGCAGGGCCAGTGACGCCATCGAGGCCGCGACGGGCCAACGGCCGAAGCTGGTGCGCACGGCAGGCGGGTTGATCAACGACCAGGTGCTCGCCGAGGCCGGCAAGCAGGGGTTGGCCGACATCAACTGGGACGTCATCCCGTTCGACTGGGCCAACGACGCCGACCTCGCCGCCTCCCGCTACATGCTGATGACGCAGATCAAACCGGGTGCTGTCGTACTTTTTCATGACACCTACTCGTCCACCGTGGATCTGGTGTACCAGTTCATCCCGGTGCTCAAGGCGAACGGCTACCACCTGGTGACCGTCAGCCACCTGCTCGGTGAACGTGAGCCCGGCACCAGTTACGGCAGCCGGGAGAATGGTCCGCCCGTGCCGCCGGCCGAGGCGCTCAAAGACATCCCGGCCGAGGAGATCCCGTCGTTGCCCGCGACACCGTCGCCGGCACCGATGCCGAATTTCCCGATCACCGACATCCCCGGCGCGAATTCGGGTGGCCCCAACAACGGGGCCTGA
- a CDS encoding Acg family FMN-binding oxidoreductase has product MPETMFDSATLTNAVQLASRAPSLHNTQPWRLVVEGNDVHLHLDPGRVVAATDRSSREAIISCGVLLDHLRVAMAAAGWTTGVDRFPNPNDPDHLATLQFSPMDLVTDAHRRRADAILARRTDRLPMAGYAGFDSFEALLRVRLADGPVHLDVLAEEMRADVAEAAALTETLRLYDSAYHSELAWWTTPFATEDGIPQSALISAAESERVAVARTFPVTSHSDRRPAVRDDSATLVVLSTDGYSRADALDAGEALSAVLLECTLSGLSTCPVSHVTELHASRDIIGTLIGRDACPQLLVRIGIAPTLIETPPPTPRRGVDTFLTFE; this is encoded by the coding sequence ATGCCCGAGACGATGTTCGATTCTGCGACCCTCACCAATGCGGTGCAGTTGGCATCACGAGCACCTTCGCTGCACAACACCCAACCGTGGCGGCTCGTGGTCGAGGGCAACGACGTGCACCTGCACTTGGACCCCGGTCGCGTGGTGGCCGCGACCGATCGATCGTCGCGTGAGGCGATCATCAGCTGCGGGGTGCTGCTGGACCATCTGCGGGTCGCTATGGCCGCAGCCGGGTGGACCACCGGCGTCGACCGCTTCCCGAATCCGAATGATCCCGATCATCTGGCGACGTTGCAGTTCTCGCCGATGGACTTGGTCACCGATGCCCATCGCCGGCGCGCCGATGCGATTCTGGCCCGGCGTACCGACCGCCTGCCGATGGCGGGGTACGCGGGCTTCGATTCCTTCGAGGCTTTGTTGCGGGTGCGGTTGGCCGACGGCCCGGTGCATCTGGATGTGCTGGCCGAGGAGATGCGCGCCGACGTGGCCGAGGCAGCCGCGCTGACCGAGACGCTGCGTCTGTACGATTCCGCCTACCATTCCGAACTTGCTTGGTGGACAACACCCTTCGCGACCGAGGATGGCATTCCGCAGAGTGCCCTGATCTCGGCTGCGGAAAGTGAGCGGGTCGCGGTGGCACGAACCTTCCCGGTCACCTCACACTCCGATCGACGGCCCGCCGTCCGCGACGATTCAGCGACGCTGGTGGTGCTGTCCACCGACGGGTACAGCAGGGCAGATGCCCTCGATGCGGGCGAGGCGCTCTCGGCCGTGCTGCTCGAATGCACGCTGTCGGGTCTGAGTACCTGCCCGGTGAGCCACGTGACCGAGTTGCACGCCAGCCGCGACATCATCGGCACCCTGATCGGTCGTGATGCCTGCCCGCAGTTGCTGGTCCGGATCGGAATCGCTCCGACGCTCATCGAGACACCACCGCCGACACCGCGCCGCGGCGTCGATACCTTCCTGACCTTCGAATAG
- a CDS encoding universal stress protein, with protein sequence MTDTLTAPAPAPAAAAVLVEADGRAASNDALHAAIEEAVGRGAPLRVLTTWGARHREMYDATAVAERDRLSAAQLERRLARALKRSPALDVQTVDGYSSAADYLTAHPESAQMLVVGAGHPDTPGLQAALASSGCAVFTCDRRDRPVTLGG encoded by the coding sequence ATGACCGACACCCTGACCGCCCCCGCCCCCGCCCCCGCTGCTGCCGCCGTTCTGGTCGAAGCCGACGGTCGCGCCGCCAGCAACGACGCGCTGCACGCCGCGATCGAGGAGGCCGTGGGACGCGGCGCACCGCTGCGGGTGCTGACCACCTGGGGAGCCCGGCATCGCGAGATGTACGACGCGACCGCCGTCGCCGAGCGTGACCGGTTGTCGGCAGCGCAGCTGGAGCGGCGGTTGGCCCGCGCGCTGAAACGATCCCCTGCTCTCGACGTGCAGACCGTCGACGGCTACAGCAGCGCTGCGGATTATCTGACGGCACACCCGGAGTCGGCCCAGATGCTCGTGGTCGGCGCCGGCCACCCGGATACGCCCGGGTTGCAGGCCGCATTGGCTTCCTCGGGTTGCGCGGTGTTCACTTGCGATCGGCGCGACCGGCCTGTGACACTCGGGGGATGA
- the dosR gene encoding hypoxia response regulator transcription factor DosR/DevR yields the protein MIRLFLVDDHEVVRRGLIDLLSADPELDVIGEADSVAQALARVPALNPDVAVLDVRLPDGNGIELCRELLSRMPDLRCLMLTSFTSDEAMLDAILAGASGYVVKDIKGMELAQAIKDVGAGKSLLDNRAATALMAKLRSDAERADPLAGLTQQERVLLDLLGEGLTNRQIAARMFLAEKTVKNYVSRLLAKLGMERRTQAAVFASTLDRPRQ from the coding sequence ATGATCAGACTCTTTCTGGTCGACGACCATGAGGTGGTTCGCCGTGGGCTGATCGACCTGCTCAGCGCCGACCCGGAGCTGGACGTGATCGGCGAGGCCGATTCGGTGGCTCAGGCGCTGGCCCGGGTGCCGGCCCTCAACCCGGACGTCGCGGTGCTCGACGTCCGGCTGCCCGACGGCAACGGCATCGAGCTGTGTCGGGAACTGTTGTCGCGCATGCCCGATCTGCGCTGTCTGATGCTGACGTCGTTCACCTCGGACGAGGCGATGCTCGACGCGATCCTGGCCGGCGCCAGTGGTTACGTGGTCAAGGACATCAAAGGGATGGAGCTGGCCCAGGCGATCAAGGACGTCGGGGCCGGGAAGTCGCTGCTGGACAATCGTGCCGCCACGGCGCTGATGGCGAAACTGCGCAGTGATGCCGAGCGGGCCGACCCGTTGGCCGGGCTGACGCAGCAGGAGCGGGTGCTGCTGGATCTGCTGGGGGAAGGGCTGACCAACCGGCAGATCGCGGCCCGGATGTTCCTCGCCGAGAAGACCGTCAAGAACTACGTGTCGCGGTTGTTGGCCAAGCTGGGCATGGAACGTCGCACGCAGGCCGCGGTGTTCGCCTCGACCCTGGACCGTCCGCGTCAGTAG
- a CDS encoding pyridoxamine 5'-phosphate oxidase family protein — MSTRSAPVDVLSERESWDLLGGVSLGRLVTAVDDEAHIFPVNFAVQNRTILFRTAAGTKLISAAINNHVLFEADDHDAAEGWSVIVRGVARTLRTDEELDEAERAQLLPWTATAKTHYVRVSPVRVTGRRFRFGPEPDAE; from the coding sequence ATGTCTACGCGCAGTGCGCCGGTCGATGTTCTCTCCGAGCGGGAGAGTTGGGACCTGCTGGGCGGGGTGTCGCTGGGCCGCCTCGTCACCGCGGTCGATGACGAGGCGCACATCTTCCCGGTCAATTTCGCAGTGCAGAACCGCACCATCCTGTTCCGGACCGCGGCGGGGACCAAGCTGATCAGCGCGGCCATCAACAACCACGTGTTGTTCGAGGCCGACGATCACGACGCGGCCGAAGGCTGGAGTGTGATCGTGCGAGGCGTGGCCCGCACGCTGCGCACCGACGAGGAACTGGACGAAGCGGAGCGGGCGCAGTTACTGCCGTGGACTGCCACGGCCAAGACCCACTATGTACGGGTGTCACCGGTGCGGGTCACCGGCCGTCGGTTCCGGTTCGGACCCGAACCGGATGCGGAGTGA
- a CDS encoding GAF domain-containing sensor histidine kinase gives MVDVTGHGVQPDDEQRTPPLRNTLAQLRLRELLTEVQDRVEEIITGRDRIDGLVEAMLAVTSGLDLEVTLSTIVRTAIELVDARYGALGVRGDDHELTEFVYQGIDDATRAVIGHLPEGRGVLGVLIDDPQPIRLDDIREHPASVGFPPNHPPMRTFLGVPVRIRDEVFGNLYLTEKTNGQPFSEDDEVLVEALAAAAGVAVENARLYQLSRDRQAWIAATRDIGTELLGGTDPARVFRMVADETLKLTGADRIVVAVPGSEVPAGEADTLVVAATAGRPTSIDTLPVGPHSAEGAVSAAFHDGTPHRLDRLELDDAGGPALVLPLRATDTVAGVLVAVRADGAQSFTAEQLDMAAAFADQAAVAWQLASSQRSVRELEILADRDRIARDLHDHVIQRLFAVGLSLQGTIPRAHSPEVQQRLTATVDDLQAVIQEIRTAIFDLHGAQAGATRLRQRLDEVIAQFADAQIHTGTRFVGPLSVVDSTLADHAEAVLREAISNAVRHSGATELAVFVEVADDLSIEVSDNGCGIAAEVTESGLGNLRARALSAGGRFTITDRPGGGTVLRWAAPLPE, from the coding sequence ATGGTGGACGTGACTGGTCACGGTGTGCAGCCCGACGATGAACAGCGAACTCCACCGTTGCGGAACACTCTCGCGCAGTTGCGCCTGCGCGAACTGCTCACCGAGGTCCAGGACCGGGTCGAGGAGATCATCACCGGCCGCGACCGGATCGACGGCCTGGTCGAGGCCATGCTCGCGGTGACCTCGGGTCTGGACCTCGAAGTCACGCTGAGCACCATCGTGCGGACCGCGATCGAACTGGTCGATGCCCGCTACGGCGCGCTGGGTGTCCGCGGCGACGACCATGAGCTGACGGAGTTCGTCTATCAGGGCATCGATGACGCCACCCGGGCCGTGATCGGGCACCTGCCCGAGGGGCGTGGTGTGCTCGGTGTGCTGATCGACGACCCGCAACCGATCCGCCTCGACGACATCCGCGAACATCCCGCGTCGGTCGGGTTCCCGCCCAACCATCCGCCGATGCGGACCTTTCTCGGTGTGCCCGTGCGGATCCGCGACGAGGTGTTCGGCAACCTCTACCTCACCGAGAAGACCAACGGGCAGCCGTTCAGCGAGGACGACGAGGTGCTGGTGGAGGCACTGGCTGCGGCCGCGGGCGTCGCGGTGGAGAACGCCCGGCTCTACCAGCTCTCCCGTGACCGGCAGGCCTGGATCGCGGCCACCCGCGACATCGGCACCGAACTGCTCGGCGGCACCGACCCGGCCAGGGTGTTCCGCATGGTGGCCGATGAGACCCTCAAACTGACCGGGGCCGACCGCATCGTGGTCGCGGTGCCCGGCAGCGAGGTACCCGCCGGTGAGGCCGACACCCTCGTTGTGGCCGCCACCGCGGGCCGCCCGACCTCGATCGACACGCTTCCGGTGGGCCCGCATTCAGCGGAGGGGGCGGTGAGCGCGGCGTTCCACGACGGCACACCGCACCGGCTCGACCGCCTCGAGCTGGACGACGCAGGCGGCCCGGCGCTGGTGCTGCCGCTGCGGGCGACCGACACCGTCGCCGGGGTACTGGTGGCCGTGCGCGCCGACGGCGCCCAGAGCTTCACCGCCGAGCAACTCGACATGGCCGCGGCGTTCGCCGACCAGGCCGCGGTGGCCTGGCAACTGGCCAGCTCGCAGCGCAGCGTGCGCGAGTTGGAGATCCTGGCCGATCGGGATCGCATCGCCCGGGACCTGCACGACCACGTGATCCAACGCCTGTTCGCGGTCGGACTGTCACTGCAGGGCACGATCCCGCGGGCGCATTCCCCCGAGGTGCAGCAGCGGCTCACCGCCACCGTGGACGATCTCCAGGCGGTGATCCAGGAGATCCGGACCGCGATCTTCGACCTGCACGGCGCCCAGGCCGGCGCGACGCGGTTACGGCAACGCCTCGACGAGGTGATCGCCCAGTTCGCCGACGCGCAGATACACACCGGCACCCGGTTCGTCGGCCCGCTGTCGGTGGTCGATTCGACGCTGGCAGACCATGCCGAGGCGGTGCTGCGTGAAGCGATCAGCAATGCCGTACGTCATTCGGGGGCAACCGAACTCGCCGTGTTCGTGGAGGTGGCCGACGACCTGTCCATCGAGGTGTCCGACAACGGCTGCGGGATTGCCGCCGAGGTCACCGAGAGCGGGCTGGGGAATCTGCGGGCCCGGGCGCTGAGTGCGGGCGGCCGGTTCACGATCACCGATCGGCCCGGCGGTGGGACCGTGTTGCGTTGGGCCGCACCGCTTCCCGAGTAG
- a CDS encoding class II fumarate hydratase, producing MSSDTDVEYRIEHDTMGEVRVPVNALWRAQTQRAVENFPISFRGLERTQIRALGLLKAACAQVNKDLGLLAAEKADAIIAAAGEIADGLHDDQFPIDVFQTGSGTSSNMNANEVIASIAARNGVTVHPNDDVNMSQSSNDTFPTATHIAATEAAVRHLIPALEVLHESLAAKAKQWKTVVKSGRTHLMDAVPVTLGQEFGGYARQIEAGIERVKATLPRLGELAIGGTAVGTGLNAPDGFGPKVVDVLVNQTGLAELRTAADAFEAQAARDGLVEASGALKTIAASLTKIANDVRWMGSGPLTGLGEIALPDLQPGSSIMPGKVNPVLPEAVTQVAAQVIGNDAAVTVGGLSGAFELNVYIPMMARNVLESFTLLANVSRLFAEKCIDGLVANEDHLRTLAESSPSIVTPLNSAIGYEEAAKVAKQALKEKKTIRQTVIDRGLIGDKLSEAELDKRLDVLAMAKVKRGE from the coding sequence ATGAGCTCCGACACCGACGTCGAATACCGCATCGAGCACGACACCATGGGCGAGGTCCGGGTGCCGGTCAACGCCCTGTGGCGGGCGCAGACCCAGCGCGCCGTGGAGAACTTCCCGATCTCCTTCCGCGGGCTGGAGCGCACCCAGATCCGCGCGCTGGGCCTGCTGAAGGCGGCCTGCGCGCAGGTCAACAAGGACCTGGGCCTGCTGGCCGCCGAGAAGGCCGACGCCATCATCGCCGCGGCCGGCGAGATCGCCGACGGCCTGCACGACGACCAGTTCCCGATCGATGTGTTCCAGACCGGCTCGGGCACCAGCTCGAACATGAACGCCAACGAGGTGATCGCCTCGATCGCCGCCCGCAACGGCGTGACGGTCCACCCCAACGACGACGTGAACATGTCGCAGAGCTCCAATGACACGTTCCCGACCGCCACTCACATCGCGGCCACCGAAGCCGCTGTGCGCCACCTGATTCCGGCACTCGAGGTGCTCCACGAGTCGCTGGCCGCCAAGGCCAAGCAGTGGAAGACCGTGGTCAAGTCGGGACGCACCCACCTGATGGACGCCGTCCCGGTGACGCTGGGCCAGGAGTTCGGTGGCTACGCCCGTCAGATCGAGGCCGGCATCGAAAGAGTGAAGGCCACGCTGCCCCGCCTGGGCGAGCTCGCCATCGGCGGTACCGCCGTGGGCACCGGGCTCAACGCCCCCGACGGTTTCGGACCCAAGGTGGTCGACGTGCTGGTCAACCAGACCGGTCTGGCCGAATTGCGCACCGCCGCAGACGCGTTCGAGGCCCAGGCGGCCCGCGACGGGTTGGTCGAGGCATCGGGCGCGCTCAAGACCATCGCCGCCTCGCTGACCAAGATCGCCAACGACGTGCGCTGGATGGGTTCGGGCCCGCTGACCGGCCTCGGCGAGATCGCACTGCCGGACCTGCAGCCGGGCAGCTCGATCATGCCGGGCAAGGTCAATCCCGTTCTGCCCGAGGCGGTTACCCAGGTGGCCGCGCAGGTCATCGGCAACGACGCCGCAGTCACCGTCGGTGGCCTGTCGGGTGCCTTTGAGCTGAACGTCTACATCCCGATGATGGCGCGCAACGTGCTCGAGTCGTTCACCTTGCTGGCCAACGTGTCTCGGTTGTTCGCCGAGAAGTGCATCGACGGCCTGGTTGCCAACGAGGATCATCTGCGCACTCTGGCCGAGTCCTCCCCGTCGATCGTGACGCCGCTGAACTCGGCGATCGGCTACGAGGAGGCCGCCAAGGTCGCCAAGCAGGCCCTCAAGGAGAAAAAGACCATCCGCCAGACCGTGATCGACCGCGGCCTGATCGGCGACAAGCTGTCGGAGGCCGAGTTGGACAAGCGTCTCGACGTGCTGGCCATGGCGAAGGTCAAGCGCGGCGAGTAG